The DNA segment TTTTAGTTATCTAAATTTATATTTAAAAATAAGAAGCAAACTACCTGCGCCTTTTGGAGGAATAATAATAAATAAATCAAAGGGTATTAACGAAGCAGTATTATCAACCTCCCCTGAAAGATTTTTAAAAATAGACAAAGAGGGATATGTTGAATCAAGACCTATCAAAGGCACAAGGTCTAGACATCAAGATGAAAACCAAGATGCGTTAAATGCCATAGATTTGATAACTAATGAGAAAGATAGAGCTGAAAATATTATGATTGTAGACCTCTTGAGAAATGATTTGAGCAAAGTATGCGAAGTAGGAAGTATTGAAGTGCCGGAGATATTAAAACTTGAAAGTTATTTAAAAGTCCATCATCTTACATCTGTGATTAGAGGAAAGTTAAAAAAAAATAAAAGTTGGGTAGACTTACTAATTGCTTGTTGGCCAGGGGGTTCTATCACAGGTGCTCCAAAATTAAGGTCCTGCCAAAGACTTTTTGAAATAGAAAATAGTAGCAGAGGACCTTATTGTGGATCCTTTATAAAATTAGACTGGCATGGAGAATTTGATAGCAATATACTCATAAGATCATTTATCGTAAAAAATCAGAAAATTCAAATATCTGCTGGATGCGGAATAGTAAATGATTCTGATCCAAAAGAGGAATTAAACGAACTAAAATGGAAACTTTTACCTTTAATTGATTCATTGAAATGACGATAAGTATAGGCTGGCATAAAGATCAATGGCTAAAAATTGAAGATATTTGTATCTCAGCAAATGATAGAGGTCTAAAGTTTGGCGATGGAATATTCGAAACTATTTTGATAAAAAATAATAATGCTATTTTGTTAGACGAACATCTTCACAGATTAGAAAATAGTAGCAAAATTTTAAATATAGATTTTAATATTAATAAATTCTATTTAAAAAAAATTATTAGTCTAGGTATAAAAAAATTATCTCTTAAGAATAATCAATTAGGCTCTATAAGAATTAACTACAGTAGGGGTTTAAATAAAGGGAGGTCAATAAGAATTAGAAACAGTATAGAAGAGAACAATAGCAATAATTTATGGATTGAATTTTATATAATAGAATCTAATTTTTCTCCAATTAGTACTTTCATTAGTCAAACCGAAAAAAGAAATCAATATAGTTTAATTAATCAATGTAAAACGTTTTCATATAATCAATCAATACAAGTTTTATTAGAAGCTAAAACAAAATCATTTGATGACTGTTTAATGTTAAATACAACCAATGAATTATGTTGTGGCAGTACTTTTAATATATTACTAAAAAGGAATAATATATG comes from the Prochlorococcus marinus str. MIT 9515 genome and includes:
- a CDS encoding aminotransferase class IV, with product MTISIGWHKDQWLKIEDICISANDRGLKFGDGIFETILIKNNNAILLDEHLHRLENSSKILNIDFNINKFYLKKIISLGIKKLSLKNNQLGSIRINYSRGLNKGRSIRIRNSIEENNSNNLWIEFYIIESNFSPISTFISQTEKRNQYSLINQCKTFSYNQSIQVLLEAKTKSFDDCLMLNTTNELCCGSTFNILLKRNNIWFTPRKESGCLQGIMVSKAKKLKLIKEDLILPKFYKDDILIAINSLSCRQIKKVNEIEFISTFDPKYFWELLYN
- a CDS encoding anthranilate synthase component I family protein, whose protein sequence is MNIKTKKLSKWIDPELIANHLALKFGEHGLSWLDSDGKDNGKWSIMGVNPKKIISSGNINNLDIGNNPFLKLKKIEKGFWIGWLNFEAGAYIEPKNPWKNHEISTLWIASYDPIIKFNLISNEILLEGTNSAELSKYEKIIYDIDPEKEKNSINKIFKFDFSKINLLKISNQFQKNILRIKQLISIGDIFQANLTTKCEVEALETFSYLNLYLKIRSKLPAPFGGIIINKSKGINEAVLSTSPERFLKIDKEGYVESRPIKGTRSRHQDENQDALNAIDLITNEKDRAENIMIVDLLRNDLSKVCEVGSIEVPEILKLESYLKVHHLTSVIRGKLKKNKSWVDLLIACWPGGSITGAPKLRSCQRLFEIENSSRGPYCGSFIKLDWHGEFDSNILIRSFIVKNQKIQISAGCGIVNDSDPKEELNELKWKLLPLIDSLK